The DNA segment TCCGTACCAATGTTGAGCGGCAGCTTCCGCTCCGTAAACATCATTTCCCATTTCGATACTATTCAAGTACACTTCCATAATGCGCTCCTTGCTCCAAATAGCTTCAATTAATACCGTGAAATAGGCTTCAATTGCTTTACGAATATAGCTTCGGCCTTGCCACAAAAAGACGTTTTTGGCAACTTGCTGAGAAATTGTACTTCCACCTTTGAGCTTTTTCCCTTTCTGATTATTTTCAAATGCTTTCTGAATCGCTTCAAAATCAAAACCATTGTGCTCCAAGAAATTTCCGTCTTCACTAGCAATTACGGCCTTTTGTAGGTTTTTCGAAATATTTTCTATCGGTTCCCAGTCGTGACTTAGTTTTATTGGTTCGCCCGCAACCACGTGATCAATTGTACGTGACAACATCAATGGCGTAAAAGGAACAGGCACGAATTTGAAAATTACCACAGATAAAATCGACAATCCTAAAAACCATAGAATAAGTTTTCCGATAAATCTAAAAACGGACTTGAGCATAGAAATTCACTTTTATTAAGGCTGCAAGATACTTGTATCTATTATAATTCAGCAATTTTATTTTAAAGATGTTTTAAATAAACCATCATGCTTTTAAAAAAAAATCTTTTAATAGATTCTATAACACTCCAAATTAATTTAGATTTTTTAGATTATTCCTTTTTTTAGATCTTGAACTTTTTGGCTTTCGCCGAAGGCTGAGCGTCACTATTCAAGATAATTGCCAACAGAGAGATTTTACGAACTACTTAAAGCAAGAATTTCAGTTGAAAATATATCGCCATCGTAATTCATTTAGATTATTTAGATTATTCCTTTATTTAGATTTCTCGTTTATTTAGATTTTTAGATTATTCAATTTTTTAGATTTTGATCTTTTTGGCTTTCGTCGAAGGCTGAGCGTCACTATTCACAATAAGTGAAAAAGAGAGATTTTGGGAAGCAAATCAAACAAGAATTTCAGTTGAAAATGTATCGGCATAGTTATTAATTTAGATTTTTTAGATTATTCCATTATTTAGATTCCTCATTCATTTTGATTTTTTAGATCATTTCGCTCTTTTCGATTTTTACCTTACCTTTAGATCTTTAAAAAATTCACCCTAATTATGAGAAAAGTTCTTTTATTAATTCTTTTACAAATGCCGTTTTCTACGCTTGTTGCACAAAAAGTAATGACCCCCGAGTTGCTGATGCAAACCGCAAGAGTATCGCCTTTAGGAATCTCTAAAGATGGAAATAATGTAGTTTATAAAATATCGACTCCCGCAATTGAAGGCAATCGTCTTGATACACGGTTCTATTCTCAGCCAATTCTTTCAGGCGCAGCGGTAGAAATTTCAGATTACCAGCCACTTTTACATGATAAAAGC comes from the Flavobacterium ardleyense genome and includes:
- the mtgA gene encoding monofunctional biosynthetic peptidoglycan transglycosylase, translating into MLKSVFRFIGKLILWFLGLSILSVVIFKFVPVPFTPLMLSRTIDHVVAGEPIKLSHDWEPIENISKNLQKAVIASEDGNFLEHNGFDFEAIQKAFENNQKGKKLKGGSTISQQVAKNVFLWQGRSYIRKAIEAYFTVLIEAIWSKERIMEVYLNSIEMGNDVYGAEAAAQHWYGKTAANLNVREAAGISAILPNPRKFKAKNSSSYIERRKGRIVKIMRYIKLDY